A single Methylobacterium sp. 17Sr1-1 DNA region contains:
- the bcsA gene encoding UDP-forming cellulose synthase catalytic subunit: MAAALRWTAWAVSALLTVGLLVQPVGPDAQIGLCAAACAGMAALWLLAPRRGLPRLAFLALGSLVVIRYVYWRLTDTLPSLDDPVGLGFGLMLLGAELYCVLILAVSLVVNADPLVRAPVALPAEAELPAVDVLIPSYNEPTELLAVTLAAALNLDYPADKLTVWLLDDGGTDQKCADPNPGKAEAAKVRRAELQALCRELGARYLTRARNEHAKAGNLNNGLSASRAEIVLVLDADHAPFRSFLAETVGLFAQDPNLFLVQTPHVFLNPDPVERNLRTFARMPSENEMFYGVTQTGLDKWNGSFFCGSAALLRRQALDTVGGFSGITITEDCETALDLHGRGWTSAYVGQPLIAGLQPGSLADFIVQRGRWCQGMIQILMLKNPLTKRGLRPIQKLAYLSSMTFWFFPLPRLIFMLAPLLHIFFDVKIFVSSLDEALAYTATYIVANLMIQNYLYGHVRWPFVSELYEYVQGVFLVRSIVAVIASPRRPGFSVTAKGVGLDHDHLSALAWPFFAIFLALAAGCGMAAWRYLYEPGVTSLMLVVGLWCGFNLVIAGVGLGVVAERRQDERSPSLPVGRPALAVIGSEQVPVVVERMSTDAATLRRSDGAPWPTTPGDGLQGGVLQAAAGPPLRFSVRAAPTPDRRVVAFAALAPAEYRTLAGLMYGDAGALRAFLNARRRHRDLLTGTLRFLAWGVAEPVRAVSYLGKPAPVQSAPAPSAPAAPAAQRAVAAGADVASDRVPDVAVPLLAPVAAPVPQMILADEIASERSSPVPAPVAAMPLPAIHAAARPVEIPAVVRPEGRPATGNPVVAHPAARPAPAAAPVAAERLPGDLPSAAACLDETCLDETCLDETCLDETCLDEAVWRKAIADLLAAVPDPGGAPRPDAGALDATVWAASIRALAGAAPVPIAPPHLDAAPAAPARDGLAALRDAVAASRNAA; the protein is encoded by the coding sequence GGCCGCCCTGTGGCTGCTGGCGCCGCGGCGCGGCCTGCCCCGGCTCGCCTTCCTGGCGCTCGGCTCCCTGGTGGTGATCCGCTACGTCTACTGGCGCCTCACCGACACGCTGCCCTCCCTCGACGATCCGGTCGGCCTCGGCTTCGGCCTGATGCTGCTCGGCGCCGAGCTCTACTGCGTGCTGATCCTGGCGGTGAGCCTCGTCGTCAACGCCGATCCCCTGGTGCGTGCGCCCGTCGCGCTGCCGGCGGAGGCGGAGCTGCCCGCCGTCGACGTGCTGATCCCGAGCTACAACGAGCCGACGGAGCTCCTCGCCGTCACCCTCGCGGCGGCGCTCAACCTCGATTATCCGGCCGACAAGCTGACCGTCTGGCTCCTCGACGACGGCGGCACCGACCAGAAATGCGCCGACCCGAACCCCGGCAAGGCCGAAGCCGCCAAGGTCCGGAGGGCCGAGTTGCAGGCGCTCTGCCGCGAGCTCGGCGCCCGCTACCTGACGCGCGCCCGCAACGAGCACGCCAAGGCCGGCAACCTCAACAACGGGCTGTCCGCCTCGCGCGCCGAGATCGTGCTGGTGCTCGATGCCGACCACGCGCCCTTCCGCTCGTTCCTCGCCGAGACCGTCGGGCTGTTCGCGCAGGACCCGAACCTGTTCCTGGTCCAGACCCCGCACGTCTTCCTCAATCCCGATCCGGTCGAGCGGAACCTGCGCACCTTCGCCCGCATGCCGTCCGAGAACGAGATGTTCTACGGCGTGACCCAGACCGGGCTCGACAAGTGGAACGGCTCGTTCTTCTGCGGCTCGGCGGCGCTCCTGCGCCGGCAGGCCCTCGATACGGTCGGAGGGTTCTCCGGCATCACCATCACGGAGGATTGCGAGACCGCCCTCGACCTGCACGGCAGGGGCTGGACCAGCGCCTATGTCGGCCAACCCTTGATCGCCGGGCTCCAGCCCGGGAGCCTGGCCGACTTCATCGTCCAGCGCGGCCGCTGGTGCCAGGGCATGATCCAGATCCTGATGCTCAAGAACCCGCTGACGAAGCGGGGCCTGAGGCCGATCCAGAAGCTCGCCTACCTGTCGAGCATGACGTTCTGGTTCTTCCCGCTGCCGCGGCTGATCTTCATGCTCGCGCCTCTCCTGCACATCTTCTTCGACGTCAAGATCTTCGTCTCGTCGCTCGACGAGGCCCTGGCCTACACGGCGACTTACATCGTCGCCAACCTGATGATCCAGAACTACCTCTACGGCCACGTGCGCTGGCCGTTCGTGTCCGAGCTCTACGAGTACGTCCAGGGCGTCTTCCTGGTCCGCTCGATCGTCGCGGTGATCGCCTCGCCCCGGCGCCCGGGCTTCTCGGTCACCGCCAAGGGGGTGGGCCTCGACCATGACCACCTCTCGGCCCTGGCCTGGCCGTTCTTCGCGATCTTCCTCGCGCTGGCGGCCGGCTGCGGCATGGCGGCGTGGCGCTACCTCTACGAGCCCGGCGTCACCAGCCTGATGCTCGTCGTCGGCCTGTGGTGCGGGTTCAATCTTGTCATCGCCGGCGTGGGCCTCGGCGTCGTGGCCGAGCGGCGCCAGGACGAGCGCAGCCCGAGCCTGCCGGTCGGCCGGCCGGCCCTGGCGGTGATCGGGTCCGAGCAGGTGCCGGTCGTCGTCGAGCGGATGAGCACGGACGCCGCGACCCTGCGCCGGAGCGACGGCGCGCCCTGGCCGACGACGCCAGGGGACGGGCTCCAGGGCGGCGTCCTCCAGGCCGCTGCCGGACCGCCCCTGCGCTTCTCGGTGCGCGCGGCGCCGACGCCGGATCGGCGCGTCGTCGCCTTCGCGGCCCTCGCGCCCGCCGAGTACCGCACTCTGGCCGGGCTGATGTACGGCGATGCCGGCGCCCTGCGCGCCTTCCTGAACGCGCGCCGGCGCCACCGCGACCTACTCACCGGCACCTTGCGCTTCCTCGCCTGGGGCGTCGCCGAGCCGGTGCGGGCGGTGTCGTATCTCGGCAAGCCGGCACCGGTTCAGTCTGCACCGGCTCCGTCGGCGCCCGCGGCGCCGGCAGCGCAGCGAGCGGTCGCCGCGGGCGCCGATGTCGCGTCCGATAGGGTCCCGGATGTCGCAGTGCCACTGCTCGCCCCCGTCGCCGCGCCGGTCCCGCAGATGATCCTCGCAGACGAGATCGCCAGTGAGCGCTCGAGCCCCGTGCCCGCTCCGGTCGCCGCGATGCCCCTGCCGGCGATCCACGCCGCGGCGCGCCCGGTAGAGATCCCCGCCGTGGTTCGGCCCGAGGGGCGTCCTGCCACCGGGAATCCGGTCGTCGCCCACCCCGCCGCCCGACCGGCCCCGGCGGCCGCCCCGGTCGCGGCGGAGCGTCTCCCGGGCGATCTTCCTTCGGCGGCCGCTTGCCTGGACGAGACTTGCCTGGACGAGACTTGCCTGGACGAGACTTGCCTGGACGAGACTTGCCTGGACGAGGCCGTCTGGCGAAAAGCCATCGCCGATCTCCTCGCCGCCGTGCCCGATCCCGGCGGAGCCCCGCGCCCCGACGCGGGTGCGCTCGACGCGACCGTCTGGGCCGCGAGCATCCGGGCCCTCGCCGGCGCGGCTCCGGTTCCGATCGCGCCGCCGCACCTCGACGCCGCCCCGGCCGCGCCCGCCCGCGACGGCCTCGCGGCCTTGCGCGACGCGGTCGCGGCCTCCCGCAACGCCGCCTGA